Proteins from a genomic interval of Oncorhynchus kisutch isolate 150728-3 linkage group LG28, Okis_V2, whole genome shotgun sequence:
- the LOC109873313 gene encoding gamma-aminobutyric acid receptor subunit rho-3-like — MNLVLLAFRLMCLAWLWPVTLHNGSHQPNKRRHKDVYLGENSKNQHGGRIDFKMKKSDSTKSLLIKSEQLLRIEDHDFAMRPGFGGAAIPVGIDVQVESIDSISEVNMDFTMTLYLRHYWQDDRLAFPSSSKKSRTFDARLVKKIWVPDVFFVHSKRSFIHDTTMENIMLRVYPDGNILYSVRITVTALCAMDFSSFPLDTQKCSLELESYAYNENDLMLYWKNGNDSLRTDEIVLSQFFIEEFHPSYGLAFYSSTGWYNRLYINFILRRHIFFFMLQTYFPTMLMVMLSWVSFWIDRRAVPARVSLGITTVLTMSTIITGVSASMPQVSYVKAVDIYLWASFLFVFLSVIEYAAVNYFTTVEEMKKLKGGKIPADFNATQTMAFDGCYHDNDIDLTPFPELPSTPNTERSRTATSRNSAAEPPPTEGTRLRRKKSIKHNLSFIMSNSYMIDSYSRVVFPMTYLMFNIIYWSLYS; from the exons ATGAACCTGGTGCTCCTGGCCTTCAGGCTGATGTGCCTGGCCTGGCTGTGGCCTGTCACTCTGCACAACGGCAGCCACCAACCCAACAAGAGGAGGCACAAGGACGTGTACCTTGGGGAGAACAGCAAGAACCAGCACGGAGG ACGAATAGACTTTAAGATGAAAAAGTCTGACAGCACCAAGTCCCTGCTAATTAAATCTGAACAGCTGCTCCGTATCGAGGACCATGACTTTGCAATGCGGCCTGGCTTTGGAG GGGCAGCTATTCCTGTGGGCATAGACGTGCAAGTGGAAAGCATTGACAGTATATCTGAAGTCAACATG GACTTCACCATGACTCTGTACCTGAGACACTACTGGCAGGACGACCGGCTGGCCTTTCCTTCCAGCAGCAAAAAGAGCCGGACATTTGACGCTCGGCTGGTGAAGAAGATCTGGGTGCCGGACGTGTTCTTTGTCCACTCCAAACGTTCCTTCATCCATGACACGACCATGGAGAACATCATGCTGAGGGTGTACCCTGACGGCAACATTCTCTACAGTGTCAG GATCACTGTGACTGCTCTTTGCGCCATGGACTTCAGTAGTTTTCCTTTGGACACACAGAAATGCTCTCTGGAACTGGAGAGCT ATGCGTACAATGAGAACGACCTCATGCTCTACTGGAAGAACGGGAACGATTCATTAAGGACTGATGAGATCGTTCTCTCGCAGTTTTTTATTGAAGAATTCCACCCTTCCTACGGGCTTGCCTTCTACAGCAGCACGG gttggtATAACAGGCTCTACATAAACTTCATCCTCAGGAGGCACATCTTCTTCTTCATGCTGCAGACCTATTTCCCCACCATGCTGATGGTGATGCTCTCCTGGGTGTCCTTCTGGATTGACAGGAGGGCTGTGCCTGCCAGAGTGTCACTGG gtATCACAACAGTTCTGACCATGTCCACCATCATCACAGGCGTGTCAGCCTCCATGCCTCAGGTGTCTTATGTAAAAGCTGTGGACATCTACCTGTGGGCCAGCTTTCTGTTCGTCTTCCTGTCCGTCATTGAGTACGCCGCTGTCAACTACTTCACCACTGTGGAGGAGATGAAGAAGCTCAAGGGGGGAAAG aTCCCTGCAGATTTCAATGCCACTCAAACTATGGCTTTTGACGGATGTTACCATGACAATGATATTGACCTGACACCCTTCCCAGAGCTCCCCAGCACCCCCAACACAGAGCGGAGTCGGACGGCCACGTCGAGGAACTCTGCTGCAGAGCCCCCTCCCACAGAGGGCACCAGGCTACGACGCAAAAAATCCATCAAACACAACCTCAGCTTCATCATGAGTAACAGCTACATGATTGACTCCTACTCCAGAGTCGTCTTCCCCATGACCTACCTGATGTTCAACATCATCTACTGGAGCTTGTACTCATGA
- the LOC109872709 gene encoding adhesion G-protein coupled receptor G2 yields MSRTGITSCLQATILTYITYIGCGISAIFLSITLLTYLAFGKLRKDIPSKILIQLCVALLFLNLVFLVDGWLALYPDAVGLCISTAWFLHYFLLASFTWMGLEAVHMYLALVKVFNTYIPRYMLKFSLLGWGTPLLVVIVVIAVDVDNYGLVGYGKYVDGSGTDDFCWLKNDIAFYVTVVAYFCVIFLMNLVMFAVVMVQLCRIKRQNPDNKRHRNGLQDLRSVVGVTVLLGLTWGFAFFAWGPVNLPFMYLFCIFNSFQGFFIFVFHCAVKENVRRQWRTYLCCGRLRLAENSEWSRTATQKTGKKSLPVTRATSLHSDNSSQFNNSSIFSFLSNDSSERPSGGIGSPFNDRSITALEEPNSDVVLNEINSQFRSPSSRAP; encoded by the exons ATGTCCAGAACGGGCATAACCAGTTGTCTCCAGGCCACAATCCTCACCTACATCACCTACATTGGCTGTGGTATCTCCGCCATcttcctctccatcactctgctcACCTACCTGGCATTTGG GAAACTGCGTAAGGACATCCCATCTAAGATCCTGATCCAGCTGTGTGTGGCTCTGTTGTTTTTGAACCTGGTGTTCCTGGTGGATGGTTGGCTGGCCCTCTACCCTGACGCTGTGGGCCTCTGCATCTCCACCGCCTGGTTCCTGCACTACTTCCTGCTGGCTTCTTTCACCTGGATGGGCCTGGAGGCCGTCCACATGTACCTGGCCCTCGTCAAGGTCTTCAACACATACATACCACGTTACATGCTCAAGTTCTCGCTCCTTGGCTGGG GAACTCCACTCCTTGTGGTCATTGTCGTCATTGCTGTTGACGTGGACAACTACGGACTAGTTGGCTACGGGAAGTACGTAGATGGCTCCGGCACAGATGACTT CTGCTGGCTGAAGAACGACATTGCCTTCTACGTAACCGTTGTGGCTTATTTCTGTGTCATCTTCCTGATGAATCTCGTCATGTTTGCGGTAGTGATGGTTCAGCTGTGTCGGATAAAGAGGCAGAACCCCGACAACAAGAGGCACCGTAACGGGCTGCAGGACCTGCGCAGTGTGGTTGGAGTCACAGTACTCCTGGGTCTCACCTGGGGCTTTGCCTTCTTCGCCTGGGGGCCCGTCAACCTGCCCTTCATGTACCTCTTTTGCATCTTCAACTCCTTTCAAG GGTTCTTCATCTTTGTGTTCCACTGCGCAGTGAAGGAGAACGTGAGGAGGCAGTGGAGGACTTATCTCTGCTGTGGTAGACTGAGATTGGCGGAGAACTCAG AGTGGAGCCGCACCGCAACACAGAAGACAGGGAAGAAGTCATTGCCAGTGACCAGAGCCACGTCCCTCCACTCCGACAACTCCTCCCAGTTCAACAATTCCTCCATCTTCTCCTTCTTGTCCAATGACTCCTCAGAGCGACCCAGTGGAGGAATAG GTAGTCCATTTAATGACAGATCCATCACTGCCCTGGAAGAGCCCAACTCAGACGTGGTCCTCAACGAGATAAACAGCCAGTTTAGGAGTCCGAGTTCGAGAGCACCCTGA